CGTCGTTGAGCGGATTGTGCGGGTCGGGGGAGAGGCACACGTCCGCGGTGGACAGATACCGCACCAGGTCGGCATCCGGTATGCGCCCGGTGAACTCCACCTGCTCCGTGAGCCCGAGCTGCCGGGACAGTTCCACCATCGCGTCGAAGGTGTCGCCGCCGCCGACGAACACCGCATGCCAGTCCGTCCGCCCGAGCTCGTCGCGCAGCTTCGCGAGCGAACGCAAGGCGTAGTCGACGCCGTCCTGCGGGCCCATGACGCCGAGGTAGCACAGCAGATGAGGCTTGCCGCGCTTCAGCTCCGGCTCGGGCGGTACGGGAGCGAACCGGTCGATGTCGGGTGCGCTGCGCACCACGAAGACGTCCTCCGGCCGCCGGCCGCCGCGGCGCACCGCGACGTCCCGGTAGCTCTCGTTCGTGGCGAGCACGACGTTCGCGGCCCGGTAGGTCCGCCGTTCCAGCGCGCACACGGCGCGGTAGAGCAGATCTTCGCCGCGGTCGAACCGCGAAAGGTACAACTCCGGCACCAGGTCGTGCTGGTCGAAGATGAACCGCGCGCCACGCCGCTTCATCCACAGCGCGGGCAGGAACAGCAGGTCGGGCGGGTTGCACGCGTGGACCACGTCGACCGGGCCGACCTTCCGGGCCAGCCGGACCGTGTGCCACAGCGCGGATCCGTACTCCCGCAGGTAGCCGGAAGGACCTCCGGTGGCCGCGCGCAAGGGGTAGCGGTGGATCCGCACCCCGTCGATCTCCGCCTCCGGCTCGGTGTCCCGCTTCACCCCCTGGGGGCAGATGACGTGTACTTTCCAACCCGCGTCGCGCAGTGTCGTGCATTCCTGCCACACCCGCCGGTCGAACGGCACCGACAGGTTTTCCACGAGGATCAGCGCGCTCCGGTTCGGCCGGTCGTCGCTGGTCGCGTTGTTACCAAGCAAGGCCTATGTACCCCGGTTCGGTTCGGCGCGTCTCCGCGTCGGGAAGGCGGATGAGATCGACGATCACGGGGCTGTCGCCATGGGGCAGCGCCGAAAGGACAGCTGGATCCTTGGTGCCGACCAGGCACACGTCGGCGTGCTCCAGGACTTCGTCCACGGAGTCCACGAGGAGTTGCGCGATGTGCGGCAGCCGGGTCTCGATGTACTCGCGGTTCGCGCCGAGCAGCCGGGAGAGGCTCACGTTGGCGTCGTAGATCCGCAGGTCGTACCCCTTGCCGAAGAGTCTCTCCGCCAGCTCGACGAGCGGGCTCTCGCGCAGGTCGTCGGTGCCGGGCTTGAAGGAAAGACCGAAGATGCCCACCTTGCGCTTGCCGGTGCGCTCCACCAGCTCCACCGCACGCTGCAGATGGTCGGAGTTGGAGGGCAGCACATGGGAGAGGATGGGCACCGAGACGTCGGCACGTTGCGCCGCGTAGAGCAGGCTGCGCAGGTCCTTGGGCAGGCAGGAGCCGCCGAAGGCGAAGCCGGGCCGCAGATAGGCGGGGCTGATGTTCAGCTTGCGGTCGGCCAGAAACACGTCCATCACCTGGTGCGAGTCCACCCCGAGCGCCTGGCACACCGCGCCCAGTTCGTTCGCGAAGCCGATCTTGAGGCCGTGGAACGCGTTGTCCGCGTACTTGATCGCCTCGGCCGTCGGGACCGGCACCCGGAACACTTCGCCGGGCAGGCCGTCGTACAGCGCCGCGACCACGTCGCCGCTCGCCTCGTCGAACTGGCCGATGACGGTCTTCGGCGGGTCGAAGAAGTCCCGCACGCTCGTGCCCTCGCGCAGGAACTCCGGGTTGACCGCGACGCCGAAGTCCACTCCCGCCGTGCCGCCGACGTTCTTCTCCAGAATGGGCACCAGCAGGTTCAAGCAGGTGCCCGGGAGCATCGTGCTGCGGAACACGACGGTGTGCCGTCCCTCCCGCTCGGCCAGCGCGGCGCCGATCTGCTCGGTGACCCGCTCCAAGTAGGTGGTGCACAGACTGCCGTTGGGCTCCGACGGCGTGCCCACACAGATCAGCGACACATCGCTGCCCATGATCGCCTCGCGGACGTCGGTGGTGGCGCGCAGCGCACCGGTCCGCACGACCTCGGCGATGAGCTCGCCGATCCGCTCCTCGACCACCGGGGCCTTGCCGTCGTTGACCAGGTCGACCTTCACCTGGTTGACGTCCACTCCGATGACCTCATGACCCAGGCCCGCCAGGCACGCGGCCGACACGCAGCCCACGTAACCAAGCCCTAAGACGCTGATCCTCATATCCCGTTCCTCCCCCCAGGCAGGCCCTTGTGGCCTGCCTTCCGTGCGCCGATCCGACGACCCCCGCGCATCAATAGGCCCCTTGCCCCTGGAGCACCGCACGCAGCGTCTTCCACAAGATCACTGTGTCCAGGGCCAGCGACCAGTCCTCCACGTACCGCAGATCGAGCCGGACCGCTTCCTCCCACGGCAGGTCGCTGCGTCCGCTGATCTGCCACAGGCCGGTGAGCCCGGGCTTGACGAGCAGTCGCCGCCGGATGTCCGGGCCGTAGGCGGCGGACTCCTCCGGCAGCGGAGGCCGCGGACCGACGAGCGACATCGAGCCGGTGAGCACGTTGAAGAGCTGTGGCAGCTCGTCGATCGAGTACCGGCGCAGTACCGCGCCCACCCGGGTCACCCGCGGATCCCGGCGGAGCTTGAACAGCAGGCCCGCGCCTTCGTTGCGGTCGGCCAGCTGGTCACGTGCCCTGTCGGCCCCGGAGACCATGGTGCGAAATTTGAAGATGGTGAACTCCTGGCCGTCCTTGCCGACCCTGCGCTGTCGGTACAGCGCCCCGCCCCGGCTGTCCGCCAGTACGAGCAGTCCGACGAGCACCATCAGTGGAGCGAACAGCATCAGCAGGATGGCCGCGCCCGTGCGGTCGACGACTCCTTTGACCACTCGGCGGCCCCCGGTGAAAGTCGGCATGCTGACCCGCAGCAGCGGGATGCCGAGCACCGCGTCGACGTGCAGCCGTGGTCCTGCAACCTCCATCAGCACCGGGGCCACGACCATCTCGGCATCGCTGCCCTCGAGGTTCCAGGCCAGCCGCTGCAGCCGGTCCGGTGACCAGTGCGGGTCGGATGTGACCGCGACGACTCGGTAGCCGTCGCGGCGCACATGGCCCGCGACATCCGTGAGTCTGCCGACGACCGGCACTCCGTCCAGGTGATCACCGTCAAGACCGAGGCCGTCCGGCGTGCACACCGCCTCCACCCGCCAGCCGAGGTGCGGGAGCTTGCGGGTACGGGTGATCAGGTCGCGTACGGTGGCCGGGCTCCCGGCAGCGAGCACCGGGCGCAGGCAGCGCCCCTCCATGCGCTGTCTGTGCAGCCAGAGGCGCAGCAGATACCGCTCGGTCATGGTGATGAGTGCGATCGCCGGGATCGCGACGAAGATCCAGAGCTTGATGTTGCGCGAGGTGAGGGCGATCCCGCCGAGCGCCAGTACGACGGCCGCCGTGAACAGTGAGCGTCCGAGTCTGCGGAACTCCTCGGCGCCCTGGCCGAGCACGGCAGGCGCCCACGACCGGCTCACAGCAAGTGCTCCCAGTACCAGCAGTTCGGTGCCGAAGGCGAGGATGCGCCACTTCTCGTGCCAGTTGGCCGCGTCCCGGACCCCGAAGAAGCCGCCGATCGCCGCCACCACGAAGGCGGTGACCACGGTGTCGCTGGTGATCACGGCACGGCGATATCGCTGCTCCCAATCGATCGGTGGCCGACTGATTGACCCGTTCCCCGGACGCCTGTGCGCCGGTGGAAACGGGCTGACTAATTCCCCCTGTTGCACTGACCCCCCCAGGTCGTTAATGGGCTCGACGTGTTCGCTCCACACGGTTCCTCCCCCCGGGAGGCACCGCCCCCCGACCCTGTTCCTCCCCCGGGAGGCCCCCGCCCCCCGCGCCACGCGTCGTTCCCCGAGAGGTCCCGCCCCCAGCGGATGACATCCCGGTCATTGCAGCGCTACTTGAACACCCCACCCAGGCGGCAGCGGACGCGCACGTCCTGCCGGACCTTCGAGATGCACGGGAACCCGTCGAACCTTGGATGTTCCCCAACACCCAAAGCCCTCTGCCGGGCCCCAAAAAATCGACCACCCCCACGTCTGGCGCCGGGACGCTATCGCTGGCTTTCCACGGTGCCGGACCTATAGATCATCTTTTGTCGCCTCGTGTCCAGATGTGAAGCACGGTCAATCTAGACCATTGGCGCCGCTCTGAAGAGGGGATGTGTGAGATTTGTGCTCAAGCTTTGAAGCTTGGTCAACCGGCCGGTGCCGCCCGCGGGTGTCGTGGCGACGAGGGCGTGCCGTGTGACCTGTGACGACGTGATTCCGCCGGGTCACCGGAGCCGCTAACCCGCAGGCCATCGAGGGGAGTTGGCAAAGATCTGGCTCAAATGTTTGGCTGTAACTTTGGCGGGATCAGGTGCCGTGAGGTACGTGCTGTCCGAGGGGCCCGAGGCCGGACGGACGGCGCAGGGTGAGTGCGCCGTGAAAGTCCTGAGGAACAGGCGTGAAGCGAAACGCCATTGTGATATGTGCAGGGTCGGGCACGGTGAGGTGGTAACGGGTACTCATCAGGCGGCACAGCGCCATCAGTTGGAACGTGCCCAGCGCCGCGCCGACGCACTTCTTGGGCGTCCAGCCGAAGGGCACGTACGAGTTCCGGCCGACCGGGCCGTGCGGAGCGCCGGCCAGGAAGCGGTCGGGATCGAAGGTGTCCGCGTCCTTCCAGAACCGATGGTCGCGATGGATCATGTGCGGGCTCATGAGGTAGCCCCGCCCCGCTTCGAGGGTGATGCCGCCCACGTCGAATGCCTGTCGAGCCTGCCGGACGAGGAGCAGCGGCGGGCTCCACATGCGCAGTGTCTCCTTGACGAAGCGGTGGGTGAGGGGCGCGGCCTTCGTGGGCGCCTCCAGGAACGAGGCCGTGTCCCCGTCCTCCAGTTCGGCGGTGACCCGGCGGGCCCACTCCGGCTGCCGGACCCACTCGTACAGCACGGCGGCCGCCGCCGAGCCGGGAGGGCCGCCGATCGCCGTGAGCACGGTGGTGACCACGTTCAGGGCGCGGTCCATGCCGAGTTGGGGCAGCAGGTCGACGAAGGGGTCGGCCAGATCGCACTCGCGGGCGCGGCGGCCCGCGGCGCGAGCGCGCAGCACCCTGCGGACGACGAGCCCGGCCCGTGCCTGCACGGCGGCGAAATGCAGCCGGTGGGCCGGGCCGTCACCGGGGGAGCGGTCGATCAGGCGCAGGAGCTTCTGGTCCAGGTCGCGCACGATCCAGTCGGCTTCGCGGGGAGTGAGGCCCGACAGGGCGCACGGCAGCAGGGACCGTATGGCGCTGTCCTGGGCGAGGTTGACCAGATCGACGTGCTCGCCGAGGCGGGCGTCCATGACCCGCCGCATACGGTCCGTCAGCGCCGCCCGGTTCGAGACGTCGGCCAGCCGGTGCAACTGGGCCAGCCACGCCGTGCGCACTTTCGCCCAGGGCACCACGGCACTGCGCCGGCCCCGCAGGAGGTCGATGCCGCGGTCGGGCATCACGAAACCCTGCCAGTTCGTCCTGCTGATCCGCTGCGCCGCCTCCGGCTCGAACACGGCCAGCAGGTCGTCGTTGACCCAGAAGACCCCGTCCTCGGCCGCGCTGCGCCTGCGCAGGTCGTGCAGGAAGTCGTCGGGATGCTCCGGTGTGGTCACGAAATCCCCTTCACCTGCCGGGAGTTACCGACGAGGGCGGGAGGCCGCCCGGCACGGACGGCCTCCCGCCCTCGCATGGGCGATCAGATGTGGTGGTAGAGGTACCAGAAGTTGTGCAGCCCGCCGTAGGCGGAGCGGATGTTGAGAGCGGACAGCGCGGAGCGGTAGAGCTTGCGCATGAGGTTCACCTCCCTTCCCCGGCGGGGACGCGGGTGCCGAGCTCCGCGGTGAAGCGTGGCGGAGCCAGCGCGGGGCCGAGCTGGGGAGCGATCCCCTCGGCGGTGACCGACAGATGCCGGCCGTTCGTGATGATCCGGACGAGGTCCTCCAGCAGCTCCAGCGCCACGGCGGCGCCGGTGCAGCTGTGTGGCCCGTACCCGAAGGGCAGGAACGCGGGTTCGGGCGGCGGGCTTTCCCACCGGCCGGGCAGATACGCGTGGGGCCGGTCCCACTGCCCGGGATTGCGGTGTACGAGGAGGGTGCAGACGTCCACCGCGTCGCCTGCCCCCACCGGCACACCGGCGAGTTCGTGCGCCACGCGCGGAGTACGGGTGAAGAGCCAGGCGACCGGCCACAGCCGCAGCGCCTCCCGCACGACCCACTGCGGGGCGTGCTCCGCGGGCCGCTGGTGGGTTCCGGCCAGGTAGACCGCCCAGCCCAGCGCGAAGCCGACCGAGCCGACCGTGGCGAACAGGAACGAGAGGTAGACCTCGGCCAGCGTTCCCGGATCCGTCGTACGGCCGCCACCCGCGACGACGACGTCCAGTAGGTCGCGCGGCTCGCCCGGCCCGCCGGTGCGGCGTGCTGTTATCTCCTCGGCCAGCGCGCGCATCACGGCACGCCGGAAGTGCCGTCGCGACAGCGCCGAGTGCCGTTGGCGGGCCCCGGCCAGCACCGCACGATGAACGACGCCCACGACCGCGTCCCGCAGCGACGCCGGGGCCGCGCGGCACAGCAGCACGTCCTCCAGGTGCTCGAACACGAGCAGGTTCCCGGCATCCGGCCAGTGACTCTTCGGCGCGAGCCTGCGTTCGACGAGCGCGGCCAACTCGTGCCTGCGGGAAGCCAGTTGCCGCTGGAGCAGGACGCGCGCCGCGCGGCCGATCTCGATCTGCGCGGGCCGGGGGCCGAAGACCCCGTGCCGGGTGTGGAAGAAGTCGGACGTCTCGACGTACCACTGCCGCCGGTTGCCCATCACCTCACGCGCCGCTTCGGCCCCCGTCACCCACACCCGGCCCGAATCCGCGCGGCACACGTCACGCCCGTCGCCGTACTTCTCGATCAGACGCGCCAGCGGGTCCGGCCGGTCGGCCGGAGGGCGGTGCGTGCCTGCCTGAGAGGGGCGGCGCGGACGCGAAAGTCGGTTGTGCATGCCGCGCGACGGTTTCATGGCTCCTCGCGGTACGGCTTCGGGGCCCGGGTCGGGTGCGTGGAGTCGGGCACGTGGAGTCGAATACGTGGAGGAGCCGCCGAGCCCGTCGGTTCACGGACTGTATGAGGGGTCCCCCGCTCGTGCACTGCTCGTGGTGACAGCCAGTCAGCTTGCCCCTGGTACGGGACCCGTGTCACGCCCCCGGCAGCCTCGCACTGAGCCC
This Streptomyces sp. NBC_01283 DNA region includes the following protein-coding sequences:
- a CDS encoding glycosyltransferase family 4 protein translates to MLGNNATSDDRPNRSALILVENLSVPFDRRVWQECTTLRDAGWKVHVICPQGVKRDTEPEAEIDGVRIHRYPLRAATGGPSGYLREYGSALWHTVRLARKVGPVDVVHACNPPDLLFLPALWMKRRGARFIFDQHDLVPELYLSRFDRGEDLLYRAVCALERRTYRAANVVLATNESYRDVAVRRGGRRPEDVFVVRSAPDIDRFAPVPPEPELKRGKPHLLCYLGVMGPQDGVDYALRSLAKLRDELGRTDWHAVFVGGGDTFDAMVELSRQLGLTEQVEFTGRIPDADLVRYLSTADVCLSPDPHNPLNDVSTMNKVLEYMVMGRPIVSFDLREARVSAGDAAVYAPANDEAEFAKLVALLLDDPEQRARMGEIGRERISGQLSWRNSQRSLLAAYAAACRDQIPVSAGGPVRTGRRPRR
- a CDS encoding nucleotide sugar dehydrogenase — translated: MRISVLGLGYVGCVSAACLAGLGHEVIGVDVNQVKVDLVNDGKAPVVEERIGELIAEVVRTGALRATTDVREAIMGSDVSLICVGTPSEPNGSLCTTYLERVTEQIGAALAEREGRHTVVFRSTMLPGTCLNLLVPILEKNVGGTAGVDFGVAVNPEFLREGTSVRDFFDPPKTVIGQFDEASGDVVAALYDGLPGEVFRVPVPTAEAIKYADNAFHGLKIGFANELGAVCQALGVDSHQVMDVFLADRKLNISPAYLRPGFAFGGSCLPKDLRSLLYAAQRADVSVPILSHVLPSNSDHLQRAVELVERTGKRKVGIFGLSFKPGTDDLRESPLVELAERLFGKGYDLRIYDANVSLSRLLGANREYIETRLPHIAQLLVDSVDEVLEHADVCLVGTKDPAVLSALPHGDSPVIVDLIRLPDAETRRTEPGYIGLAW
- a CDS encoding sugar transferase, with amino-acid sequence MQQGELVSPFPPAHRRPGNGSISRPPIDWEQRYRRAVITSDTVVTAFVVAAIGGFFGVRDAANWHEKWRILAFGTELLVLGALAVSRSWAPAVLGQGAEEFRRLGRSLFTAAVVLALGGIALTSRNIKLWIFVAIPAIALITMTERYLLRLWLHRQRMEGRCLRPVLAAGSPATVRDLITRTRKLPHLGWRVEAVCTPDGLGLDGDHLDGVPVVGRLTDVAGHVRRDGYRVVAVTSDPHWSPDRLQRLAWNLEGSDAEMVVAPVLMEVAGPRLHVDAVLGIPLLRVSMPTFTGGRRVVKGVVDRTGAAILLMLFAPLMVLVGLLVLADSRGGALYRQRRVGKDGQEFTIFKFRTMVSGADRARDQLADRNEGAGLLFKLRRDPRVTRVGAVLRRYSIDELPQLFNVLTGSMSLVGPRPPLPEESAAYGPDIRRRLLVKPGLTGLWQISGRSDLPWEEAVRLDLRYVEDWSLALDTVILWKTLRAVLQGQGAY
- a CDS encoding cytochrome P450 produces the protein MTTPEHPDDFLHDLRRRSAAEDGVFWVNDDLLAVFEPEAAQRISRTNWQGFVMPDRGIDLLRGRRSAVVPWAKVRTAWLAQLHRLADVSNRAALTDRMRRVMDARLGEHVDLVNLAQDSAIRSLLPCALSGLTPREADWIVRDLDQKLLRLIDRSPGDGPAHRLHFAAVQARAGLVVRRVLRARAAGRRARECDLADPFVDLLPQLGMDRALNVVTTVLTAIGGPPGSAAAAVLYEWVRQPEWARRVTAELEDGDTASFLEAPTKAAPLTHRFVKETLRMWSPPLLLVRQARQAFDVGGITLEAGRGYLMSPHMIHRDHRFWKDADTFDPDRFLAGAPHGPVGRNSYVPFGWTPKKCVGAALGTFQLMALCRLMSTRYHLTVPDPAHITMAFRFTPVPQDFHGALTLRRPSGLGPLGQHVPHGT
- a CDS encoding cytochrome P450: MKPSRGMHNRLSRPRRPSQAGTHRPPADRPDPLARLIEKYGDGRDVCRADSGRVWVTGAEAAREVMGNRRQWYVETSDFFHTRHGVFGPRPAQIEIGRAARVLLQRQLASRRHELAALVERRLAPKSHWPDAGNLLVFEHLEDVLLCRAAPASLRDAVVGVVHRAVLAGARQRHSALSRRHFRRAVMRALAEEITARRTGGPGEPRDLLDVVVAGGGRTTDPGTLAEVYLSFLFATVGSVGFALGWAVYLAGTHQRPAEHAPQWVVREALRLWPVAWLFTRTPRVAHELAGVPVGAGDAVDVCTLLVHRNPGQWDRPHAYLPGRWESPPPEPAFLPFGYGPHSCTGAAVALELLEDLVRIITNGRHLSVTAEGIAPQLGPALAPPRFTAELGTRVPAGEGR